From Brassica oleracea var. oleracea cultivar TO1000 chromosome C3, BOL, whole genome shotgun sequence, a single genomic window includes:
- the LOC106334764 gene encoding 1-deoxy-D-xylulose 5-phosphate reductoisomerase, chloroplastic translates to MMTLNSLSPSAESISLCFLDTSRFTQTPKLPGGCSLRKRNQGRSFGKGVVKCSVKVQQQQQQQQQPPPAWPGRAIPEPPRQSWDGPKPISIVGSTGSIGTQTLDIVAENPDKFRVVALAAGSNVALLADQVKRFKPALVAVRKESLVDELKDALAGLDYKPEIIPGEQGVIEVARHPDAVTVVTGIVGCAGLKPTVAAIEAGKDIALANKETLIAGGPFVLPLANKHNVKILPADSEHSAIFQCIQGLPEGALRKIILTASGGAFRDWPVEKLKEVKVADALKHPNWSMGKKITVDSATLFNKGLEVIEAHYLFGAEYDDIEIVIHPQSIIHSMIETQDSSVLAQLGWPDMRLPILYTMSWPDRVPCSEVTWPRLDLCKLGSLTFKKPDNVKYPSMDLAYAAGRAGGTMTGVLSAANEKAVEMFIDEKISYLDIFKVVELTCDKHRSELVTSPSLEEIVHYDLWAREYAANVQLSSGARPVPA, encoded by the exons ATGATGACACTTAACTCACTCTCTCCATCGGCTGAATCCATATCTCTTTGTTTCTTGGATACCTCCAGGTTCACCCAAACCCCCAAACTTCCAG GTGGGTGTAGTTTGAGGAAGAGGAATCAAGGGAGAAGTTTTGGAAAAGGAGTCGTCAAGTGTTCCGTGAAAGTGCAACAGCAGCAGCAGCAGCAGCAGCAACCTCCTCCGGCATGGCCTGGGAGAGCTATTCCCGAGCCGCCTCGTCAATCTTGGGATGGACCTAAACCCATCTCCATCGTTGGATCTACTGGTTCTATTGGCACTCAG ACATTGGATATTGTGGCTGAGAATCCTGACAAATTTAGAGTCGTGGCTCTAGCTGCTGGTTCGAATGTTGCTCTCCTTGCTGATCAG GTAAAGAGATTTAAACCTGCATTGGTTGCTGTTAGAAAAGAGTCATTGGTCGATGAGCTTAAAGATGCTTTAGCCGGTTTGGACTATAAACCTGAGATCATTCCTGGGGAGCAAGGAGTCATTGAGGTTGCCCGTCACCCTGACGCTGTAACTGTTGTTACAGGTATAGTAGGTTGCGCAGGTCTAAAG CCTACGGTTGCTGCAATTGAAGCGGGGAAGGACATTGCCCTTGCAAACAAAGAGACACTAATAGCAGGTGGTCCCTTCGTGCTTCCACTTGCCAACAAACATAATGTTAAGATCCTTCCAGCTGATTCAGAACATTCAGCTATATTTCAG TGTATTCAAGGTTTGCCTGAAGGCGCTTTGCGCAAGATAATCTTGACTGCATCTGGTGGAGCTTTTAG AGATTGGCCAGTTGAAAAGCTCAAGGAAGTTAAAGTAGCAGATGCGTTGAAGCATCCTAACTGGAGCATGGGAAAGAAAATCACAGTCGACTCAGCTACGCTTTTCAACAAG GGTCTTGAGGTCATTGAAGCTCATTATTTGTTTGGAGCTGAGTATGACGATATAGAGATTGTCATTCATCCTCAGAGTATCATACACTCCATGATTGAAACTCAG GATTCATCTGTGCTTGCTCAACTGGGATGGCCTGATATGCGTTTGCCGATTCTCTACACCATGTCATGGCCCGATAGGGTTCCTTGTTCTGAAGTAACTTGGCCAAGACTTGACCTTTGCAA ACTGGGTTCGTTGACATTCAAGAAACCAGATAATGTGAAATATCCATCAATGGATCTTGCTTATGCTGCGGGACGAGCTGGAGGTACTATGACTGGAGTTCTCAGTGCAGCTAACGAGAAAGCTGTTGAAATGTTCATTGATGAAAA GATAAGTTATTTGGATATCTTCAAGGTGGTGGAATTAACATGTGATAAGCATCGAAGTGAGTTGGTAACATCGCCGTCTCTTGAAGAGATTGTTCACTATGACTTGTGGGCGCGTGAATACGCTGCGAATGTACAGCTTTCTTCTGGTGCGAGGCCAGTTCCTGCATGA